CCCAATAATTCCTTCGAGCGCCTTCAGTGTGAAGGTATCGTAGATGTCATCGTCCTGCCGCATCGAGTCCTGAATAAGATTCAACGCCTGATGGGATTGACGCAATCGGTCGAGAATCCAGCTGACTTCATCATCGAAGTGATGCCTAACCTCGATCTTTCGTGACGGTCCGTCGGTTCATCCGGCGGGCCGTTTCGGCTTTCTGGCGGTGGCGAGGATGCCTGTGGCCCGGCTGTCGCGTCGGGTGGGCGCCGGGTTCCACGTCTCCGGGGAGGGTCAGTTGCTGGCTGGGATAGGGCATCGACGCTGGTCAGCCCGGGTTCGGCAGGGCTTGTAGCCGTTCGAAGGCGCTGGTGATCACATCGGTCCAGGGCCAGTGTCGAGCGAGGCGGAGCACGCGGCGGCGGCTGGTGGTGACGAGTTGGGCGGCGGCGGAGAACAGCCGTAGCCGCAGGCGTTTGGGTTCCCACCGGCGGGCGGGCCCAGTGAGGGCGAGCATGGGCATCCAGGCGAGCAGGTCGAGCGCGAGCTGGATGATCTCGAGCCAGACCTGGTTCTGCGCGGCCGCTTGGAGGGGGAGGTTGCGCAGGCCGGTGTCGCGGGCGGCGCGGATGCGGTCCTCGGCGCGGGCGCGCTGGCGGTGCCGCAGCTCCAGGTGGGCGATCGGGACGTGGGCGGTGTTGGTGGCGAAGCAGGTCAGCCGCATTCCGTCGGCGTCGGTGAAGCGCAACTGGGCTCCGGGGTGCGGCCGTTCCTTGCGGACGATCAGCCGCATGCCCTTCGGCCAGCCAGTGAGGACGTCCCCGGCGAGTTCGGCCACCCAGGCGCCGTCCCGGATCTCGCCGTCCGGCCCGATCGCGGGCGTCCAGGCCGAGGCCGGCACGAGCAGGACGGTCTGGTGGATGGCGTCGGTGATGGTCATCCCCACCGAGTAGGAAAGCCACCTTCCGCGTGCAGTGATCCAGTTGAGGAACTTGTGGGTGCCGCCGCCGGAGTCGGCGCGGATCAGGGTGTGGCGTCCACGCCGGTACTTCTTCGGCAGCTGGCCCAGGGCCATTCGGGCGGCCTCGATGTGGTCGGCGGCGGTGTTGCTGCCCGCGTTCCCGCGCCTGAGCAGGCCGGCGACAGGTTCCCCGGACCCGTCTCGGCCGTGGTCGACGAACGCGAACAGCGGGTGATGGCCGAACGTCTTCTTCCAGGTCTTGGCGGCGTGCTCCTTCTCGGAATGCGCCATGACCAGCACGCCGTCGATGTCCACGATCACCTCGCCGCCCGCGTCCGGGGCCGCCTCGCGGGCCAACCGCCAGACCCGCTCGCGGACTTCGGCCCGAGCACGGCGGATTGCCGTCAGTGCCTTGGGTCCAGCCGCCGCCAGGGTGTCGACCAGGCGGGAAACAGTCGGATCCGATGCCACCGGCCCGAACACGGCGGGCTCGGCCCGCAGCATCGCGACGTCCGCCAGGCAGTCCCCGCCCAATGCCACTGTCAGCGCGAGATCCAACAGGATCTTGCCGGGGTCATGAACCGCCCTGGGCTTGCGCCACGGCGCGAGCGCCGCAGACAGCGCATCAGCCAGCCCTGTTCTTCGGGTCGTTTCCACCAGCAGCACCCCGCCGGCCTGCGAGACAATCCCGCCACCGCCACCCGACACCCGCACACGCGGATACGACCCGATACGCTTACTCACCTGGGAAGTGCCTCCGGCTGGTGCGGGAACAAGGGCCTAGACAATCCTTATTCTCGCAGGTCAGAGGCCCTTTCTGCTTTGCTGATCACCTGCCGGACAGCCCACTTCGTGAAAGCGCGAGGCTAAGCCTGAGCCGGGCCTGCGGAAAGCGCCGCTCAACGTATTCCTCTGCGAGATACCGCAGAAAGGAATCGAACTCATCGTCAGTCACCCGCACTCCCTTCTAGATCATCGTCTCCGACTTGGCCCAGAGGACGTCAGGATGATTCCTCACACGATATGACCACCGACAGAGGTCGACCGCGAAGCGTGCGGCGCGTCTCGCGTACCACCACCCGAAGAGCTCCCGAAACACCGAAGCTGTCCGGCCTCAGCAAGGGCCGTAGCTGTCCGTCACACCCTCTTCCCCAACATCTGCCACTTCACCTGAGACACGAGGAAGCCATGTTTCTCAACCAACCTGACGAGCCACAGCTCACGGGTCCATCAGGCCGCCATGTCTACTGAGAACGGACAGGTGGAACCGACAGTCGGCGGCTGCCCGGTCTCGCTGCGGTGAGCGAGTGTGGCTCAGCAGGCCAACTGCCGTGTCAGCACGGCCGTCCAGGACCTGCCCCCGATCACCCTTCCTCGCTGGAAGGGCGGCCTCACGTCCCGGACGGCGCACCACTGCCGTGGCGCTGCCGCTGGCGGTGTTTGCGCATGGACACCTGAGAGCCGCAGCCAGTGCTGCAGTACAGCCCTCCCCCATTGCGGGTGCGGTCGAAGAAACCGAAATGGCATGGGGGGTTACGGCACGCCTTGATGCGCCCCCAGTCGCTGCTCTGCGCAAAAGTCGTCACCGCAGCCAGTACGGTTCCGAACACGCGCGGCACCCCCGTCTGCGGCGAGGCCAGCTCCGCTCCGCCGGCCGTGACCACCGTCGCCAGCGGGTAGAGCGAACCCACACGTCGCAGGTGCCGCTCGGCACGCAGCAGCGGCTCACCCAGGCTTTCCTCATCGCCCGAGTGCGCGAGCAGCACAGTCACCAGGGCATCACGCAGCTCTCGCGCGACCGCGGCGTCAGCGTCGGTCACCACGGTTTCGCCACCGAACTCGTCGCGCTCCGCCAGCCACGCCGCGAACGACTCCCCGTCCCCGAACAACTCTCGGCGACCCGATCCGTCCGCGCGCGTGTTCACGAACGCGAGAACGGTCTCCACCGTCGGCGTGACGGTGCGCGGGCTGGGTTTGGGGGATCCGGCTGCCGCAGTAGTCATCCCCCCACACTACATCAGCGCGAGCCGCCCTAATCCAGCTAGTGAGCAACCTTCCCGTCGATTCAGGTTGACGCGTTGCGATCTAACGGCTTACGGTCGCAACATGAACGGAACATCCAACCACCAGACCCACCTCCGCACATGGCTGATCACCGGCGCGACGTCCGGCATCGGCCGCGAACTGACGCTCCAGGCACTGGAGAACGGCGACACCGTCTCGGCCCTCGCCCGCGACACCTCCTCCCTGGTCGAACTGGCGCAAGCGCACGGTGAGCGCCTGCTTCTCATCCAGGCGGACGTACGTGACGAGCGAGCCGTCCGGGACGCGGTGGAAGGCACGCTCGCACGGTTCGGCCGTATCGACGTCGTGGCCAACAACGCGGGATACGGACTGTTCGGAGCCGTTGAGGAGGCCTCCGACACGCAGGTCCGCGCCGTGTTCGACACCAATGTCTTCGGAGTGCTCAACGTGCTCCGCGCAACGCTGCCGGTGCTCCGCGCCCAGCGGTCCGGGCACATCCTCCAGGGCTCGTCGATCTACGGGCAGTCCGCCCATCCCGGCGTGGGTCTGCTGGCCGCCACCAAGTACGCGGTCGAGGGGCTGTCGGACGCGCTCGCGGCCGAGGTCGCACCGCTCGGCATAAAGGTTACGATCATCCAGCCCGGGATGACCGCGACCCCCTTCCTTGCCAACCTCGATGTCGCAGCCGGCCTGGGCGACTACGACCAGACCGTCCGCGAGGTTCAGAAGGGCATAGGAGACCTGCCGGCGTCCGCGTTCTCCGCCGCGGCGCGGATCGCCGAAGGCATCCGGACCGCGGTCGACAGCCCCAACCCTCCGCTGCGCCTGGCCCTCGGCGCCTCCAGCGCGACGAGCATGCGCCCCGCTCTGGAGGCACGGATCGCAGACCTGGACAGCTGGCAGCATGTGACCGACGCCGTCGACAGGCAGTAAGTCACGAATCCCGCCGGGGACATGGTCACGGCGGAGGCGGCCCGGCCCTCGTCACCGCCCGGCCATGACCAGTGGGTCCGGGTCGAAGCCACGGCAGACGGCTTCGACCCGGACCCCTGTACTACCACTGCTCCGCGCTCTCCCCGGCGGGCGTCGGCCGCGGGCCGGGAGGCGTTCGAGCGGATCGACGGGCCGCCGGCCCGGCCCAGACCGCGACGTGTGTGAGCGGCCTGTCCGGGCAGCGGCCTCCTGTCTCAGCGCAGGGGGAGGGACAGCTCCGCCGGGCCGAACGTCACGGTGCTGCCCGCCGGGGTGACGCCGCCGTACAGGTTGTCCCGGGTGCCGAGGACCAGGGCGAGCCGGTGGCCGGCCGGCAGGTCGTAGGCGGTGGGGAACAGCGTGACGTCCAGCGGGAAGGCCTGCCCTGGCGGCCGTCCGGACCAGCTCTGCGGGGCGTGCGTGATCAGGCGGCCGACGCCGAGCGCGTTCACGTCGTAGAGGTAGGCCACGGCCGTGCCCTGCGGCGCCGAGGCGGTGACCGTCGTGTGCAGCTGCGTGGCGCCGCGCACGGGCAGGCCCTGCGGGTACGGCTGCGACTGCCACACCGCGGCGGCGGATCGGTCGAGCAGGGGGACGAGGACGGTCGGCGGCTGGTGCGCGGCCTGGTCGAGCATGCCGGACAGCACGGCGATGCCGCCGCTCGCGCCGGAGGCACGGCCGCCCTGCACGGTGGCCGGCTCGGTGCCGAACGTCAGGTGCTCGGTACGGGAGCTCACGGACTGCCAGTCGGGGCGCTGCTCGTGGGCGCCGGTCGGGCGCACCTCCAGGTCGACCGGCTGCCCCTGGCCGTCGGGGGCTCCCTTCAGGTAGCGGTCGAGCCAGGTGCGGGCGCTGTTCCAGGTGGCGTTGTCCAGGCCGAGCAGGCCGGTGAGCTCCTGGGTCGCGTGGTCGCCGGGGCGCAGTTCGAGGCGCTTGGGTACGGTCAGCCGCTGGTAGAAGGCGGTGATCTGGCCGGGGTTGAAGAAGCTGTCGCCCCAGCCGTTGGCGAGGAGGACGGCGGTGCCGTTGGCGTTGATCCTGTCCAGGTAGGCGGACGGCGAGCGGGTGTCCGCCCAGCGGATCACGTCGGGCAGGTCGCGGTCGGCGAAGAGGTCGTCCAGAACCTTCGCGAACTCGGGGCTCTTGCGGCCGGTGGGGGCCTGGATGCCGGCCAGCACGGCGGCGGCCTGGGTGTGCCGGGTCTGCCCACTGTAGAGCGCGTCGGTCAGGTCGGCCCAGCCGCTCAGCGACGCGACGGCCTTGATCCGCGGGTCGAAGGCGGCGCCCAGCAGGGTGAGGCCGCCGCCGAGCGAGAGCCCGACCATGCCGATGTGCTGCGGGTCGGCCGGGGTGTGGGCGAGCGCCCAGTCGATCACCGTGGAGATGTCGGCCACGTCCTTGGGCCCGGCGACGTCCACCTCGCCGCCGGAGCGCCAGAAGCCGCGCACGGTGTAGGTGACGACGACGTACCCGGCGGCGGCGAAGCGGTGGCCCTGGGCGACGTACTCCAGGTCGTTCTGCCCCCAGCTGGCCGGCTGCACCACCACCGGGTAGCGGCCCTGCGGATCGGCACCGGGCGTGCCAGGGGGCGGGGTGAACACGTCGGCCTTGAGGACGACGCCGTCCTTGGCCGGGATGTCGGCGAGCCGGAACGAGCCGAGGGCCGACCCTACGGTGGGAGCGGGCGCGGCGCCGGCAAAGGCCGAGGCGCCGGGAGCGGCTACGGCCGGCTGCGCGACGGCGCCCGCGCCGACGGCGAGCGCTACGGCGAGGACGGCGCTCGCCGCCCGGTGTCCGCCGCTTCGGTGGGGTCGTGCCATTGCTGCTCCCTGTGTCTTCCGGACCGCTTCGTCGACGGGAGCCTAGTGATCTGACGGTTCTTCAGGCGAGACGATGATCAGCCAAAGTACTGGCCGGTAACGTGGTGGTGGCCGGGCCGTGCTCACGCGAACTGCACGCGATCTGCCCAGAAGCCTCGCGCCGCCCTGGTGTTGCAAGCGGGGCCGATCTGCGTACGCTCCCGCAGACCACCCGTCTCGGCATGCGGGCATCTACCGGAAACGATCTGATGAGTTACTGCACGCTCTGCCAACGGCATCTCAACGGTGCGCTCTCCTGCCCCGGCTGCGGCCGGGCCGCCGAATCCTCCGCCGAGGAACCCCGGCCGCAGGAACCCCCGCATCCCGGCGAGGCACTGCCGACGGCACCCCCCAACCGAAGAAGACGCCGGCGCAGCACCGTGCCGGCCCTGTCCGCGATCGGCCTGACGGTCGGCGGGCTGGCCACCACCGTCCTCGCCTTCAGCCATGGGAGCGGCGAGGCGGTGCCGCTCCCGTCGGGCAGCGCGGCGGCCACCGTCTCCCCGAACCCTGCGTCCCCCACCCCGGAACCCACGAGGGCGGCCGCCGCGACGGCCGCACCCGCCACGACCGGCACCACCCGCCCGCAGCCCTCGGCCACCAGCGCCCGGCCCAGCGCGTCGCGCACTTCGACAGCCCCCTCGCGCCCGGCCGAGCCTGCCACCCCGCCACCGGCGAACCAGCCCGCGCCGAGCACCGCCGCTCCGCGTCCGCCCACCCAGCACCCGACCGACCCGACCCCCACCCCGAGCTGCACCCGGTTCCTGCTCTGGTGCACCAACTGACGGGCTCCGGTGCACCGACCGACCGGGACCGCCGTCGGCCTCAGGCGGACTCGATGCGCTCCACGATCAGCTCGCAGAGCTCGTGCGTCCGCAGCGCGTCGTGGGCGTCGAGGGTCCTCCCGGCCCGGACGGCGTCGAGGAAGCCGAGCACGATCTGCTCGATCCCGCGCTGCCGGGCGACCGGCACCCAGTCACCGCGGCGGCGCACGGTCGGCTGGCCGCGGTGGTCGACGACCTCGGCGAGGTTGCGCACCTCGCGCTTGGAGTCGCCGCCGGAGACCTCCAGGACCTCCTCGGTGGACCCGGAGACGCGGTTCATGATGCCCAGCGCCGTGAACCCGTCCCCGGCGAGGGTGAGGACGAGGTGCTCGACCAGGCCGTCGCGGACCCGGGAGCGGACGTCGACGTGCTCGATGTCGCCGGGGACGAGGAAGCGGAGCACGTCCACCACGTGGATGAAGTCGTCGTAGACCAGGGTGCGGGCGGCCTCGGGCAGGCCCTCACGGTTCTTCTGCAGCACGATCAGGTCACGCGGGCGCTCCTTCGCCTGCACGTAGCCGGGCGCGTGGCGGCGGTTGAACCCGACCATCAGCGAGCGGCCCGTACGGTCGGCGAGGGCGACCAGCCGGCGGGCACCGTCCAGGGTGTAGTCCAGCGGCTTGTCCACGTACACGTCGACGCCGGCGGTGAGCAGCTGCTCGACGATCGGAACGTGCTGGTCCGTGGCGGCGTGCACGAACGCGGCCCGGACACCGCTGCCGATCAGCTCGCCGAGGTCGGTGTAGCGGTGCGCCGGGTCGATCCGGTGAGCGTCGCCGAAGCGGTCGAGCTTGGCCCGGTCGCGGGTCATCAGGCGCAGGTCGAGTCCCGGCAGCGCGGAGAGGACCGGCAGGTACGCCTTCTGCGCGATGTCACCCAGGCCGACCACCCCGACGGGAAGGCGGGTGTCGGAAGGAACGGTCTCACTCACGGAATCTCCTCCTGCTACTGCGCACTGCGGACGATCGCCGGCCAGGCCAACCCTACGCACGGTGGCGGCGGTAGTAGGAGAACGTCACGGCGGCGAGCAGCGGGCCCCAGAGGACCAGGGGCTGGTAGAAGACCCCGACGATGTCCTGCCAGGGCCCGTCGAGCGCCGGGTGCTGCTCGTCGACCCACCAGAACAGGAAGTCGCTCCACAGGACGGTGAGGGACAGTGCGCCGAGGGCCGCGGGGACGACGGCGGCGAGCGGGGGGACGCGCCGACCGCCCACGAACGGGACCCACCGCGGCACCACCTCGCCCCAGGGCCGGACCAGACCGATCGTCAGCAGGGCGAGGGCCTCGGAGACCACACTGAGCGCGACCACGTAGACCACACCCCAGCCGGGGATGGAGAAGTCCTGGCGGAGCACCTCGTCGCTGTATCCCACCGGCAGGCCGAAGGCCAGCGCGATCCGCCACAGCCCCGACGGCACGGTGGTCAGGGCTGCGGCATGCGCGGCGCGGATCGCCCAACGGGGCGCCGGCGCAGGGGTGGTGGTGAAGTACGAAGCCATACGTCCATGATGGCGACCGGCCTGCCGCACCTGGATCCGTCCGAAGGCTCGTTGGCATCCCGCTGTCGGGGGAGACGGCGATCGGTGTCTCATCCGCAGGCCGTGCGCCCGAGAGCCTGATCGTCGGCATGGGCGGCTGATGCGACGGACGCCGGGTGCGGTGGCCTCACACCCCATGGTGAGGCCACCGCACCCGGCGTTCGTGTGGATCCGGGATGCTCAGGCGCCGTTCGCAGCGGCCTCGGCGAGGGCGTCCAGCGCCGGGCGGATCAGCGGGTGGCCGTCCGCACCGGCCCGGACGGCGGCGAAGACCCGGCGGGTGGCGAGCTCGCTGTCCACCGGCCGGACGGCGACCTGCCCGAGGTCGGTGCCGCGCAGCGCCGAGCGCGGCACCAGTGCGACGCCCGCGCCGGCCGAGGCCAGGGCGACGACGGCGCGGAAGTCGTCCGAGGAGTGCACCAGGCGGGGCTGGAACCCGGCGTGCTCGCAGGCCAGCAGGACGACGTCGTGGCAGGGGTTGCCGGGGTAGGGGCCGATCCAGGGCTCGGCGGCGAGGTCGGCGACGGCGATCGGGCCCCGGCCGGCGGCCAGCGGGTGGCCGAGCGGCAGGACGGCCTCGAAGGGCTCGGCGTACAGCGGGACGCGGGTGAGCCGCGCGTCGTCGGCGCGCGGGGCGCCGCGGTACTCGACGGCCACCGCGAGGTCGGCGCGCCCGTCGAGGACCATCGGCAGGCTGGCGTCGCCCTCGGCGTCCAGCACCTTGAGCCGGACACCCGGCGCGCGCTCGGCGAGCAGGCCGATGGCCGGGGCGAGGACGAGGGCGATGCCGGTCGCGAAGGACGCGACGGTGACTTCACCGGCGACGCCCGCGCTGTACGCGGCGAGGTCGGCCTCGGCGCGCTCCAGCTGGGCGAGGACGGCGTCGGCGTGGCCGAGCAGGATCTCCCCGGCGGCGGTGAGGCGCACGCCCCGGCCCTCGCGGGCGAGCAGGTGGTGGCCGGTCTCCTGTTCCAGTGCGGCCAGTTGCTGGGACACCGCGGAGGGGGTCAGGTACAGGGCCGCCGCTGCCGCGGTCACGGTGCGGTGGTCCGCCACGGCCCGCAGGGTCCGCAGCCGTCGTGCGTCGATCACACGCCCAATTCTGCCAGCGCGGCGCCGCGATCCGGACCGGCTCCGTCCGGACGGGGCCCAGGTGGCAGTCAGGCGCAGGCCGGAGCGGCGATCTTGTCGACTCCGTATGCGACACCCGTGACGCGTCCCCCGGCTCTCGCGTCGGAGCCAGGGGACGGACGCTCACGCCCGATTCGCCGTCCACATACGACCGTTGACGATTTTCGGGGCTTTCCGGGCCGCGAACGGGAGCGGGACGCCGGCCGGACCGGGGTCCCGCTCCCGCGCGGGAGGGTGGGGCAGGTGGTTGAGGGACCGTGCGACGGGGCCGGCCAGCCCCGCCGCACGGCGGCTTGGAAGCCCGTGGCCGGTCCGGTTCCGAGCGGACCGGCCACGGGCGGCTGATGGGGCCCGCACCCGGATGGGGGCGCGGGCCTGTCCGGCTACTCCGCCAGCGCGGCGCGCGCGTCGACGAAGGCCGCGACGGCGCGCTCGACGTCCTCGGTGGAGTGCGCCGCGGACAGCTGCACCCGGATCCGGGCCTGGCCGTGCGGGACCACCGGATAGGAGAACCCGATCACGTACACCCCGCGCTCCAGCAGCAGTTCGGCGAGCCGGCCGGCCTTGGCCGCGTCGCCGATCATGACCGGGGCGATCGGGTGGTCGCCGGGCAGGATCTCGAAGCCGGCCTCGGTCATCTTCGTGCGGAACAGCGCGGTGTTGGCCGCCAGCCGCTCGCGCAGCTCGTTGGAGCGCTCGACCAGGTCGAGCACCTTGAGCGAGGCCGCCGCGATCACCGGGGCGAGCGAGTTGGAGAACAGGTACGGGCGGGAGCGCTGGCGCAGCAGGGCGACGATCTCCCGGCGGGCGGCGACGTAGCCGCCGGAGGCGCCGCCGAGCGCCTTGCCGAGGGTGCCGGTGATGATGTCCACGCGGTCCATCACGCCGTGCAGTTCGGGGGTGCCGCGGCCGTTGGCGCCGACGAAGCCGACGGCGTGCGAGTCGTCGACCATGACCATCGCGTCGTAGCGGTCGGCCAGGTCGCAGATCTCGCGCAGCGGGGCGACGTAGCCGTCCATCGAGAACACGCCGTCGGTGACGATCAGGCGGCGGCGGGCGTCCTGGGTCTCCTTGAGCTGCTGCTCCAGGTCGGCCATGTCGCGGTTGGCGTAGCGGTGGCGGCGGGCCTTGCTGAGCCGGATGCCGTCGATGATGCTCGCGTGGTTGAGCGCGTCGGAGATGACGGCGTCGCGGTCGTCGAGCAGGGTCTCGAAGACGCCGCCGTTGGCGTCGAAGCAGGAGGAGTACAGGATGGTGTCCTCCTGGCCGAGGAACGCCGAGAGGCGGTCCTCCAGCTCCTTGTGGACGTCCTGGGTGCCGCAGATGAAGCGGACCGAGGCCATGCCGTAGCCCCAGCGGTCCAGCGCGTCCTTGGCGGCGGCGAGGACCTCGGGGTGGTCGGCCAGGCCGAGGTAGTTGTTGGCGCAGAAGTTCAGCACCTCGCCGGGCCGCCCGCCGGAGGTGACGGTGACGGCGGCGCTCTGCGGGGTGCCGATCACCCGCTCGGGCTTGAAGAGGCCGGCCTCGCGGATCTCGTCGAGGGTGGTGGCGATGTCGGCGCGCACGTTGTCGAACACGAGCAGACTCCTTGTCGGATTCGGCGGGGCTCAGGCGGTCCAGTCGAGGATGATCTTGCCGCAGTTGCCACTGGCGGCGTCGTCGAAGGCGGCCTCGAAGTCGGTGGCGGCGTACCGGCCGGTGATGACCGGGCTGAGGTCCAGGCCGCCCTCCAGCAGCACGGACATCGCGTACCAGGTCTCGAACATCTCGCGGCCGTAGATGCCCTTGATGGTGATCATCGAGGTGACGATCGAGGCCCAGTCGACCGGGAACTGCTCGGCGGGCAGGCCGAGCATGGCGATCTTCCCGCCGTGGGTCATGTTGGCGATCATCGACTGCATCGCCTCGGGGCGGCCGGACATCTCCAGGCCGACGTCGAAGCCCTCGCGCAGGCCGAGCTTCTGCTGGCCCTCCTCGATGGTGTGCTCGGCGACGTTGAGCGCGAGCGTCACGCCGACCTCGCGGGCCAGGTCGAGGCGGTACGGGGAG
The nucleotide sequence above comes from Streptomyces kaniharaensis. Encoded proteins:
- a CDS encoding IS1380 family transposase; translation: MSKRIGSYPRVRVSGGGGGIVSQAGGVLLVETTRRTGLADALSAALAPWRKPRAVHDPGKILLDLALTVALGGDCLADVAMLRAEPAVFGPVASDPTVSRLVDTLAAAGPKALTAIRRARAEVRERVWRLAREAAPDAGGEVIVDIDGVLVMAHSEKEHAAKTWKKTFGHHPLFAFVDHGRDGSGEPVAGLLRRGNAGSNTAADHIEAARMALGQLPKKYRRGRHTLIRADSGGGTHKFLNWITARGRWLSYSVGMTITDAIHQTVLLVPASAWTPAIGPDGEIRDGAWVAELAGDVLTGWPKGMRLIVRKERPHPGAQLRFTDADGMRLTCFATNTAHVPIAHLELRHRQRARAEDRIRAARDTGLRNLPLQAAAQNQVWLEIIQLALDLLAWMPMLALTGPARRWEPKRLRLRLFSAAAQLVTTSRRRVLRLARHWPWTDVITSAFERLQALPNPG
- a CDS encoding CGNR zinc finger domain-containing protein gives rise to the protein MTTAAAGSPKPSPRTVTPTVETVLAFVNTRADGSGRRELFGDGESFAAWLAERDEFGGETVVTDADAAVARELRDALVTVLLAHSGDEESLGEPLLRAERHLRRVGSLYPLATVVTAGGAELASPQTGVPRVFGTVLAAVTTFAQSSDWGRIKACRNPPCHFGFFDRTRNGGGLYCSTGCGSQVSMRKHRQRQRHGSGAPSGT
- a CDS encoding SDR family NAD(P)-dependent oxidoreductase, whose translation is MNGTSNHQTHLRTWLITGATSGIGRELTLQALENGDTVSALARDTSSLVELAQAHGERLLLIQADVRDERAVRDAVEGTLARFGRIDVVANNAGYGLFGAVEEASDTQVRAVFDTNVFGVLNVLRATLPVLRAQRSGHILQGSSIYGQSAHPGVGLLAATKYAVEGLSDALAAEVAPLGIKVTIIQPGMTATPFLANLDVAAGLGDYDQTVREVQKGIGDLPASAFSAAARIAEGIRTAVDSPNPPLRLALGASSATSMRPALEARIADLDSWQHVTDAVDRQ
- a CDS encoding CocE/NonD family hydrolase, giving the protein MARPHRSGGHRAASAVLAVALAVGAGAVAQPAVAAPGASAFAGAAPAPTVGSALGSFRLADIPAKDGVVLKADVFTPPPGTPGADPQGRYPVVVQPASWGQNDLEYVAQGHRFAAAGYVVVTYTVRGFWRSGGEVDVAGPKDVADISTVIDWALAHTPADPQHIGMVGLSLGGGLTLLGAAFDPRIKAVASLSGWADLTDALYSGQTRHTQAAAVLAGIQAPTGRKSPEFAKVLDDLFADRDLPDVIRWADTRSPSAYLDRINANGTAVLLANGWGDSFFNPGQITAFYQRLTVPKRLELRPGDHATQELTGLLGLDNATWNSARTWLDRYLKGAPDGQGQPVDLEVRPTGAHEQRPDWQSVSSRTEHLTFGTEPATVQGGRASGASGGIAVLSGMLDQAAHQPPTVLVPLLDRSAAAVWQSQPYPQGLPVRGATQLHTTVTASAPQGTAVAYLYDVNALGVGRLITHAPQSWSGRPPGQAFPLDVTLFPTAYDLPAGHRLALVLGTRDNLYGGVTPAGSTVTFGPAELSLPLR
- a CDS encoding Gfo/Idh/MocA family protein, with translation MSETVPSDTRLPVGVVGLGDIAQKAYLPVLSALPGLDLRLMTRDRAKLDRFGDAHRIDPAHRYTDLGELIGSGVRAAFVHAATDQHVPIVEQLLTAGVDVYVDKPLDYTLDGARRLVALADRTGRSLMVGFNRRHAPGYVQAKERPRDLIVLQKNREGLPEAARTLVYDDFIHVVDVLRFLVPGDIEHVDVRSRVRDGLVEHLVLTLAGDGFTALGIMNRVSGSTEEVLEVSGGDSKREVRNLAEVVDHRGQPTVRRRGDWVPVARQRGIEQIVLGFLDAVRAGRTLDAHDALRTHELCELIVERIESA
- a CDS encoding LysR family transcriptional regulator — encoded protein: MIDARRLRTLRAVADHRTVTAAAAALYLTPSAVSQQLAALEQETGHHLLAREGRGVRLTAAGEILLGHADAVLAQLERAEADLAAYSAGVAGEVTVASFATGIALVLAPAIGLLAERAPGVRLKVLDAEGDASLPMVLDGRADLAVAVEYRGAPRADDARLTRVPLYAEPFEAVLPLGHPLAAGRGPIAVADLAAEPWIGPYPGNPCHDVVLLACEHAGFQPRLVHSSDDFRAVVALASAGAGVALVPRSALRGTDLGQVAVRPVDSELATRRVFAAVRAGADGHPLIRPALDALAEAAANGA
- a CDS encoding glycine C-acetyltransferase, with protein sequence MFDNVRADIATTLDEIREAGLFKPERVIGTPQSAAVTVTSGGRPGEVLNFCANNYLGLADHPEVLAAAKDALDRWGYGMASVRFICGTQDVHKELEDRLSAFLGQEDTILYSSCFDANGGVFETLLDDRDAVISDALNHASIIDGIRLSKARRHRYANRDMADLEQQLKETQDARRRLIVTDGVFSMDGYVAPLREICDLADRYDAMVMVDDSHAVGFVGANGRGTPELHGVMDRVDIITGTLGKALGGASGGYVAARREIVALLRQRSRPYLFSNSLAPVIAAASLKVLDLVERSNELRERLAANTALFRTKMTEAGFEILPGDHPIAPVMIGDAAKAGRLAELLLERGVYVIGFSYPVVPHGQARIRVQLSAAHSTEDVERAVAAFVDARAALAE